The window CGTAGATGGCGCGGCCGCTCGTGTCATAGATGACGGGGGAGAAGCTGGGCTTTAAGCCCATGCCCTCTGCGTCGATGATGACACCGGTGTAGGTGCCGCTCATTTGGATCTGTGTGGTGATGGTAGCGGAGATGACCGGCGGGGGCGGCATGGGCGGGTTCATGTCGCGGATGGCGGGCATGACGGCGGAGGCAAGTCCCTGTGCGCCGTAGAGCGGCATAGACATGACGACGCGATAGCTGCCGTCCGGCATGGCGTGTTCCTCGACGACGACGGCACCCTTGATGAGTGCGCTGACCTTGGTCTTGACGATGTCGCTGTTGATGACGAAGTTCTCAACGGTGGTTTCGGCATCTACCTGCACACCGTTCACCTGCTCGGCGAGGTTGCGCTGTGCATCCACGATGGCGGCGCGGCGTGCCATGATGTTTGCCTTTGCGCCGTAGGCGTTTGCCGGCGGTGTGCCAAAGCCCTCTGCCGTGATTCTGCCCTCGTTCCACTGCGCAGCCGCCTCGACGCTCTGCATCAGGGAAATGGAGGGGAGGAGTGTGTCCGGTGTCGCGGCATAGCCCGCGCTCAGTGCGAATACGCCTGCCATGGCGCTGACCATTGCTTTTTTCTTCAGGTTCTTCATTGTTGTCGCTCCTTTATCGTTCCGCAGGATGATTAGCGTCGGCTCTTTTTGTCGTTGACGCCCATCTTGGTAAAGATGCCCTCTTTGCCGTTGACGGCATCCTTGGTCGCCTTGACGATGGCGTTGAATGCCATTTCCTCACTGACTCCCGTGGAGCCGATCATGATGATGCCGTCCTCCGTTGCCGCACCGCCGGACACGCGTTTCGAGCTGCCCTTGCCCTGTCCGACGAGGACGATGCGTCCCGTTGCGACCTCGACGACGCGGATGGTGACGTTCGCGGTGACGCTCGCCTGACTGCCGATAAAGCCGCCGAGGAGGTCGCCGAGCCCCATCGTGTTATTCTTTGCCGAGAGGTTGGTGACCGCGCCGAAGATCTTGTACTCCGCGCCGCTGATGTTGCCGACCATGGCGGCGGTGTCGGGGGAGACGAGTCCGGTCATGCCGAGGCTCTGCTCATCCACGAGATCCTGCAGCTCGATGCGCTCGATCACCTGAAAGACGTCGGGACGGTCGGTGATGAGGTTGATGAGCGCCTCGGTCGCAACGCCGGAGCGGTCGCCGAAACCGTCCCAGCTGTACGGCACTTTGTTCTGGAACGGCATGATCGCCACGGTCGGATTGTCATAGAGTCCCGCATGGCAGACGGAACCCGTCATCAGTCCGCCGATGAGGACGAGGATGCCCAGCATTTTCTTAAACATAGAATTCCTCCTTATACAGATCCCGTGACTTCCCGGATGCGCTGCACGGCCGGACGGAAGGACAATGCGCAGAAAACACGGATGCAGGCCGCCGCAGGTGCATGGTTGTCGCCATCGTAGATGTCGTCTATTATTCTAACACAAATACGGGGAAATAGGAACTGTAGGATGCAACAGGTTCAAACGTCCTGTTTTCTGAATTGTTTGGCGTAATGGCGGGATTTATGCGGGTTTTGGGAATGGAACTGCTCATGGGCGGGGCAGAATTTTTTTTCAAAAAAAGCCGCACGATGATGAAATCGTGCGGCTTTTTACAGAAACGTTTTCAGCGCAGGGTGATCTTGAGCTCACTGCTGCTGACACTCTCCACGAATATGGAAAGGTTGGTCTCGCGCTGGAGCATCTGGAGGATGGTGAACGGCTGCTGGGATGAGGCGATGTCGATCATCGTCTTGCCCGCGTTCGTGCTGCGGACATAGACGTCCTGTACGCCGCGCATTCCCTTGAGCTCGCGTACGAGCTGCTCGACGAGGGCGTAGTCATTGGCGCGGACGGTGAGCTGGACGCCGGAGAATGCGCTCGCCGCCGCCCGCAGGAACTGCTGCTCAAGCTTCTCCGCTGCCTTGACGGCGGCTGCCTGACGCGACTTGCGCCGGGCGAGTTCGGGCGTGTTCTCAACGCCCTGCCCCTCGACGGAGTAGGTGCCGATGATCGTCCCCGTACCAAAGGAGATGATCTTGAGGTCGAGCAGGGTGCGTGCCGAGGACATCTGTGTCTCGACGTAGCCGCCGCGATTGTTCGGGAGCTTTACGTGATAGCCGTCGGCGTGGCTGCGTCCGATGACGAGGTAGTCGATCGGGCGTGCGGAGGCATCGCCGTCATAGGGGAGACGGCTGTCGCCGCGGTAAACGGCGTTGAGGATGGACGAGTCCTGCAACTGTGAGAGGAGGCTCACGTCGACGACGTGTTTAAAACCGACGGTGAGAAGCCGCTCGTTGAGCGCGGTTTCGAGGATGGTGTCATGCCCGCGCGTTGCGGGTGCTTCGTAGAAGTCGTGGCTGTCCGTATCGTCCGTGAGGATGACGACGCCGATGCGCGGATCGGAGAGGCGCATGACGGCATCCATGCGTTTCATGAACGCCGAGTTCGGGTCGGTGTTGACGTCAACGCTTGCGCGGATGCGGTACTCGCCGCCGCTGACGGACTCGCTGAGGACGCTGATGTTTTGGACGTAGCCCTGTGCGTGCGAGAGAATCTCGTCCAACTCGACGGATGAACCCGAAACGACGGTATTCGCGTCGATGTACATGCCGGCGACCTGCTCGACTGCCGTGCGTGCCGCGTCGCGCATGGCGGAGTCGCGGTCAACGCCCACGCCGTCGACGGTGACGGTCTGGGCGAGCGCGGTCTGCGTGAGTGCCAGGCAGAGGATGAGCGCCATGAGAATTTTCTTCATAGGGATGCGTTCTCCTTTCTTCGGTGAAAAGATGCGCGTGTTTTCTGCATTTTTATCATACCACAAATTTCGGCGTGCGTACAGAGGAAAGAAGTCGCTGTTTCTCAGAGAGTATCGCTGTATGTGCCACCGTTCC of the Selenomonas dianae genome contains:
- a CDS encoding LPP20 family lipoprotein, with protein sequence MKNLKKKAMVSAMAGVFALSAGYAATPDTLLPSISLMQSVEAAAQWNEGRITAEGFGTPPANAYGAKANIMARRAAIVDAQRNLAEQVNGVQVDAETTVENFVINSDIVKTKVSALIKGAVVVEEHAMPDGSYRVVMSMPLYGAQGLASAVMPAIRDMNPPMPPPPVISATITTQIQMSGTYTGVIIDAEGMGLKPSFSPVIYDTSGRAIYGVSNINYDRAIERGMVGYAGSLYDAQTLPRIGGSPLVVKAVQVRGGNNSANPVNVVVSVDDGDRILAANQQSQMLANGAVVFVR
- a CDS encoding CsgG/HfaB family protein; this encodes MFKKMLGILVLIGGLMTGSVCHAGLYDNPTVAIMPFQNKVPYSWDGFGDRSGVATEALINLITDRPDVFQVIERIELQDLVDEQSLGMTGLVSPDTAAMVGNISGAEYKIFGAVTNLSAKNNTMGLGDLLGGFIGSQASVTANVTIRVVEVATGRIVLVGQGKGSSKRVSGGAATEDGIIMIGSTGVSEEMAFNAIVKATKDAVNGKEGIFTKMGVNDKKSRR